The region GAACATACCGTGAGGTAACCCGTCGATCCTGCGCCAACCGGTACATGGCTGCTTTAAACACATTACACGCATGCCAAGAACCCACGGTGACCACTGCGAGCTCAAGACGGACTACATCCGCACCTTTGCAATATATACCGTGAGCAAAAAAAATAGTCCTTAcaactgtattactccgctattGTGGGTGGTGATGACCACtcggctgctgttttttttcttaggaAACCCCACCAACAAACTCTAGGCTAGCAACAAATGTTTTCTAATAAAATGTATTCAACTCTGAAGCTGCctgattttttaaaattttccttTTAAATTAGCAGCGAAGTGAAAATCTTGTGCATTTTTTATATGTTCATCAATATCCGGGAACATTGCCAAATCGAAACTGCGGTGATTACGGCTGAATCGTCGCCGCTGTATGCTTCATGGCGGCAGCCAGTGCTTCTGATTAGCAAAGGTTGCTGAGGGATAGATTTACAGCTGCGGTAGAGCGTCGACGAATTTAACAAGTTGAGTTGTTAGTGTGTTTGTGTACGTGCTGTTATTACCTGCTCAGTTGTGAGCGTTATGGGTTACGTCTGCTTTCTGTTTCTCAAAGCACATTTTCATTGCCGGGGAGTGTGAAGAGCCGCTCATTGAGCCGACGTCCTAATGTCTCTCCAAAAGCAAGTGCTGAAGAACAGGCTGCCTCCTATGCGTGTGAAGCCGTTCTCACGATCTATGTGAGTACGCTATGTTGCTGTATATGCACCACCTAAATCAAATCGTTTACCGGGTCATGCTACATGCGCGTAAATGCGACGGTGTACGGAACCTCGCGAATGCAACTGATGCGTTGCAGAAAAAGCTGATCTGTTAACCTTTTAACCTGCACTATTCTTTTATGCAGGGAGAAGGGAAGATCTGGAATGCTTCGGAGGGACTACACGCCTCTTTCCTGGAGTAGCTACTTTTCCGAAGCCCGAAGTGTCAAAACGTCGGACACCGATGTATCATTTCAGCATATTATGTTTCGATTGATGTATTTCAACTGTCTCTGTCTGACGTGGATGAAAATTTAACCCTTCCACGTGCCGATTGCGATTCctcttcggaaaaaaaaaatcccgcctAAATATCAAGAAACGCAGTCAGCCAGGTTTGCAAATCAAAGTACAAATTATCGTACAAAATGTCAACATAGTCGGAAAGTATAGCATTGAAACACCAGGATTTGTCAAATGAGTACTCGAGCGATGAATGGatcacataatttttttttagaagatGCACTATTAATGCAGTAAACCCGGAAAAAAAGTTATTTTGGTCGATAAATTCTGAGAAATATTATTTACTGTGTTCACTAGGAAGCGTAAAGAAACACCACAGTAGCGATGGGATGCTTGCTAAATTCctctgaaacaaagaaatcacaGCTGACTAGCATAATCCCAGGAAGAGCTGCGGATCTGCTATGTACTGTAGCGCTCAGTGCCAGCTGCAATGCACAGCATGTGGTAGGAGCTAAGTTTTGGAAGTTGTGTGAGCTCAGTGCGACTGGAAATTTATGCACTTGGTCATCAGTGGAAAGAATAATGCATACTGAATATTTGTGCAAGTTGGGTGCTCTATGTGCAGGCACATTGATTTACTAAAAAGCGGAAACCTCAGTTGGTTCAGTCGTGACACGGTGCAAGTCATATTGAGTGCGATAGTACACTGCTGTGGGCAAGCACCTGAAATGGTTAGTCGTATGTTCACTGGGTGGGTGTCATGTGTTCACTGAGTGGCTTTAAAGTTTTAGCTACCCTGTGCACTTTCTCAAAACAAGTGTAAAATATAGTAATGCCTTCCGTGCGATCAGAAGGCTGCCGTTCAAGAAACATATCGAGGCTGAGCGTATGTATAACTCTTGTTCTTTATGAAGAAAGCAGATTTTGAAAAGGCACTAGAGGGAAACAGTGCCTCTATTGAGTCAGAGTAGTGGAAATAACTACGTATCTGtagttgaccataattttagtttattttattccttttttttcttatttaaccTATGTACTGAGTGAACAGGTGCATCAGGCTTAGATGGGCATACTGAAAGTGCAATGTCTACCATTTTTTTCACTGTACAAGTTGAAATAATCAGGAACCCATATGCTGCATTAGTGGTATTATGGTTTTGATTGCAACCAGCTTTTCAGTTTGAGTTCAAATATTCCTCTGAGAtggcagcagctttttttttgcatacattCAGATTTCATTACGGCATGGTATGTGTGTCTTCACAGCTTGCATACAGTGCTTATGCACAATATAAGCAGGCAGTGGCTTCTGTGCAATTCCTTGATAAGCTGCCATAAAGACATTTAGGGTCTACACAAAGGGCTCCCAAGGACCCCTCCTTCTCCTTCTACATGGAGGTGGCTACAGTGGCCTCACATGGTCGCTGTTCACGGTCAGTTTGCAACTGTTTCCACATTCGTATACCTGCATTCAGCGATTCATACTGGTAATTCTGTTGCTGAATGGCAAATGACAGCAcctcattattttttttccagAATGACATTTGTCATAATATTGAATGCCAAGTAGCAGCTCTTGATATCCGGGGTCATGGTAAGACATTCATATGCTACCGCAGCTTATTTAAAAACGTGGCCTATCAGATGCaattcaagaacaaagcggcttttccctgccAAAGGACCCGctttcagccaatggcgttggccgATTCTCATCCGCCTGCTAGCATGAtagtgcagggagtggcagatgtaAGGGCAGTCCCCTTCCTCCATTGTCGTGGATAGTACCCTCCCTGCATTGGTACCCTAGCAGgttcatgaaaatcggccgacaccattggctggaagaggtcTTTTGAAGGGGaaaagctgcttcgttcttgTGTTGCATCTGACTATGCTAGTGTGTGcgtccgccttgcatgcgggaggcgTGGGGTTTGATCTCCAGTGCTGCTGGGTACCCACCTGATAcgacgggtacaagctttcccctggtctggtgctctgcTTACCTGGGCTGAAGTGAgaagtgggtctttgaccccaccttgtatAGAAAGAAATACTCTCCTTTCCTTATTTGTGTATAGTCCTAACAAATCAGGCGTAAAGTAATGTCTCCTGTTACAATGGCATTTTTATCTGATTTATTTTATCACAGAGTAGCTGCCCGTGTGATGTTTGGTTTTTGCACATCTCTACACCCTTGCTGGTGGAGTGGTGCCAGTCCTCACGATAGTGGCCAGGTCACCAGGCAGCTCAACTGGTTATGGCCTTGGTGGACAGGGAGTTGCTCCTGCAGGTGAACATCAAGAGAGAATGAAGCAGAAATTTGAATTGAGAGAACTGTAGAAACTAAATATTGTGACTTTAAGGGGCCCTGACCCCATCCTGGTTGAAAATTTGATTATATTAATGCATTTGGCATTGCACGAAAAACTCACCCCCatgaaaaaaagctaattgaggGAGCTTTAGTGCAGTCACAGTTGTCGTGATCTAGTGATTTCCTTTCCGAGGTGGTTTCTCTTGCATATTAGGTATCCCCACAACCGTTGTTTCTCTGCTTGCTTCTCTCTGTTGAAGGGGTGAAGTTCACGTCAGACACCGTATTTTTACCATGCCAGGTGTGCACTTCACCTCTTTCCTGGATACGGTGGGTAATTGCAGAGGAGGGTGCATTATGCTCTAGGTGTCGCAACAGCTGAGATGTAGAATGCAGTAATATATGTGCAGTGGATTTGAAATAGTGCTACATGTCTGTGTcacgaaggaaaaagaaaacagggaTTGtcacaagagaaaagaattggctgtgaTGCCATTATCTGAAGTCCCTGACAATCCAAGCTAGAAAAAAAGAGCCATAAATCACAATGAAGGTAATCTTCCACCTACGTATGCAAGATGCATGGGGCAATTTTTGAGACAGACTTCAGCTTCGTGCGTGCTTTGTGCTTTCTGTTTAGCGAACAAAGCTTCCGTACAGAAGCCAAAACACCTTAATCTTTTCTAACAACAACCTTTGCTATGCGgtcctgtttttctttttgacTTGAATTTACTACCCGACCATACGAGATGTCATCATACCTTAGATTTCAGTGCTACATGTGCACTCAGTTTAAAGATGGTGCTCTAGCTAGCATTTGATAAGACTATGAGCTAGCAAGGAGCAAGCAAATTGATGACATGAAGTAATTCCACAATGCATATGCCACACAGAAATGCAAGTGGGTTGGAAAGTGAAGCCAGAACTCTTTGTTCTTCATGTTAGAAAGAGTGTGGATGCAGTGGGCAGGCAACCAGATGCCAGTGAAGCAAGTCATCTGTTTGCTAGGGTGATTTACCAGCTAAATGCTCTGGGCCTCTTATGCAATAGGAAATCCCATTCGGTCACTTTCCTGTACAGGCAGGTTGGTTTTATCGAGTGCAAGCTTGACTGAGCTTTGGTTTGAACCTTTACCCTCATTTTGAGGTGCACAAAGTTGTAATATTCTGCAAAGGTGATCATAACTGTCAAATATGTGCTCTGCACTTGTTTCAAAGCTGGTCAGGGGCTCATTAAGTTATCCACTCACGTGCAGATGAGGAAAATTCCTTTAGGATGACACTGCTCATAATGCTCGCTGATTCCAGGGCATTTCTTGTGATCAGCAAACAGGCATTTCAGGCCTGCATTCAATTTACGTCCCTTTATGTTGCTTCAAGGTCATAAAACTTTATAGAGCTATACTGGGCCAAATGAATATGGCTAAAGTGGGGGTCAGGCTGACTGGACAACATAGTAAAAATGCAGAACTGAGCTTTGcagctttgctgtaaattttacCCAGTCATACTGGTCACCatgtgaaaaattaaaaaaaaattagtgatCGCTTGATAAAACTGTGAGGTGCACCATTGTGGCCTGCTATGGATAAATTttaaccacctagggttctttgcAGCTTTGCTATTAATTTTTGTTCAGTAATATCGGTCACCatgtaaaaaattaaaaaagttaGTGTTTGCATGATAAAGCTGTGAGGTGCACCATTGTGGCCTGCTATGCAtaaattttaaccacctggggttctttaaagtgtacTGAAATCGTGGTATATGGACATCATTTCATTTCCATCTAAATGTGGCTGCTCCAAGTCCATTGCAATGTGGCCATAAGTATGCTCTACGGAATGTCTGGAAACTGTATCTGCAGTTGAGGCCACTGAAGCTTAAGGTTCCTACTTGTTCAATTTCAGGTGAAACAGTGACATCCAATGAAACAGACCTGTCTGCAGACACACTTTCGAGGTAGGCTTGTTATCCCCAGTGCTTTAATTGTTTTTCCTTTTGAGCTGTGCGTTCCGTCCACTTCTGTTGTGCCTGAGGAGTGAAACCTCTCTACAGCAATACCGTTCTTTTCCAGTGACATAGGAAATGTTTACCATGCGATGTACCCTGATGGGTATCAGCCTTCGGTGGTTCTAATTGGACACAGGTAAGTTAACATATCAGTTCAGTGTTTCGAGAATTATAGCTACAAATGTGTAGTAATGGATAAGTTTATTTCTTAAAGAAGTTTCCTCATTACGAAGCTGGTCTTTTCTTCGTTGATTATATGACCTTTTACAGAGCAAAATTTTCTGCGGCTTTGaagctatagtcagatacaattAAAGACCGAAGTGGCAGATGCTTCTCGAAGGAGACTGTCCGGCCGATAGCATCTACCGACTCCATGACACACCATGGTTAGCGATTAAGCTGTGGTTAATCCTTTTTATCAGCCACCCTGTGGAATGTAACgctagcaggtccaaggggatTAATCCGGGCATCATGAGAAtcggttgacgccattggctggagggtgtCCTTTGATGGGCGtttgctgcttcattcttgagcTGTATCGGGCGGTAGTGGTTGTAGATGAGTTGTGTCAGCATTACTGCTAGGGATTGAAGTAGGTAAAACTTGTGTGAACTTAGTTGGCATGTGTTCCCATTTTGAACTCAAATGTGCTGTGTATGCACTTATGTGGGATTTTGTTCTGCAATTGTCTCGGGATGGGTCATAGCAGTGTGAAATTTCCATGGCTTCATTGACTCTGGAAAACGTGTCTTTTATCAGTTCAAGTAATCTAATTAGTGTAGCTTGTACCCACGTGGCTGTTCATTAACTGCTGTCTCATTAGCTTGATTTCAGCAAAGAATGTACTGTTGTCAACGAATGGAAGGCTACACCATGAGGACATAACCTTGCGTTTATAACCTTACGTTTATTTGAAGTTGTGTAATGCCTGTTGGGAGGGTGTTAACTAAAAGGGTGCTTTCTCATAGAAGCTGCTACAGTGGTTGTGCTATTCGTGCATGTTTTTGAGTGCCTCCAGGAAGATGTGTACTTCTCTACAGTGCGGAATTTCTTAAAAGCCAGCTCACAGTATTGTGCTTCATTTGGTGACGATTGTAGATGCGTAATATTTAGCTTGCAAATGAGAAGTTTTGAGACGCTGCTTTTGCCCCACTGGGAGTTGGAGTGCGGAATGTGTGGAATTAACATGTTTGTGTGCTGCATTTCTTTGCAGCATGGGTGGAGCAGTAGCTGTTCATGCTGCCTCAAAGGGTGTCATCCCCAACTTAATTGGTCTCATTGTCATTGACGTTGTGGAAGGTTAGTGCCACACGTGCAACTTGTGTAACATCAGCGGACATGCAATTAAAGAAACATAGATGCACAGTTATTGCATACATGAAATGATTGAGGTGGTGGCCTGCAGACGTCAAAGAATGAATTTGATGAAACTAATGCAAGCCGCACAGAAAAACAGTCTGCATTATCTCTAAGTCTGTCACACCCCTTTGTTAAACCTAGTTCTAAGTGATAACTTTATAGTGGCAATTTGTGTGGCAGAAACTCGATTTGCTAGATGATTGAGCCATGGAGGAACATTGATGCCTGAGCTTTGCATTGGATATTTTTTTATCGGATGTGTACTTTTTATGCATAGCTTGAATGGGCAGCATGCTGCCCATTGGACACATTTCATACTTGTAACAACTTTTGTGGATGAGAGGTAATATTttacgcattttttttcatgctttattATTTGACATATTTGATAACAATGTCTGTACTTTTAAGGCGTCAACATTGTTCCATTTGAACTCCCATCAGTATCTCTTGGCACAGATTTTCAATTCTTTTCAGGTACTGCCCTTGAGGCACTGCAAAGCATGCAGTCATTCTTGCGGGGAAGGCCTGCATCCTTCAAGTCCCTGGAATATGCGATAGAGTGGTGGTAAGGAAGACAAGGTTTCCCTTCTGTTTAATGAAGGCAGCATCAGTCAGTTCGACAGGAGTAAAGGCAAACGGTGACTCTGTACACTTAGTTTTTCTTGCCTTATGGCAGGTCTGTTTGGTTATTTGGTTACTTTATCCATACCGTGCCTATTCAAATCGGTTAATTTGAACGATGGCACAAAATGCTCCACTCTGAGCAATCTGGGCTGCCTCCAGACAATTAACACCACTGAGTGCATTGCAAAAGACTGTACTTgagtttcaaaaatttttttt is a window of Amblyomma americanum isolate KBUSLIRL-KWMA chromosome 4, ASM5285725v1, whole genome shotgun sequence DNA encoding:
- the LOC144129080 gene encoding protein phosphatase methylesterase 1-like, producing MSLQKQVLKNRLPPMRVKPFSRSMEKGRSGMLRRDYTPLSWSSYFSEARSVKTSDTDTFRVYTKGSQGPLLLLLHGGGYSGLTWSLFTNDICHNIECQVAALDIRGHGETVTSNETDLSADTLSSDIGNVYHAMYPDGYQPSVVLIGHSMGGAVAVHAASKGVIPNLIGLIVIDVVEGTALEALQSMQSFLRGRPASFKSLEYAIEWCVRSGQVRNLESARVSMPSQLKNAKTGEPATKCLPATPGSPGSADTKFGRSVNDAAPRSIPRPDQIAEIPEESAAGETGPSQSFASEFRQPSSTCPDDAAKFVWRIDLSGTEEYWKGWFAGLSSLFLSVPVPKLLLLAGVDRLDKDLTIGQMQGKFQMQVLPQCGHAVHEDVPGKVADAVASFLVRNKFAEPTSNFQRTFPAC